One window of uncultured Campylobacter sp. genomic DNA carries:
- a CDS encoding malate dehydrogenase, with protein MKIAIFGAGNIGAAVANDLIVSDSLSQKLDSIVLVDAVEQIARGKALDLAHAAAVYERDLRISGSTEPSDIADAGIVVITAGRARKAGQSREELFGSNAAIVAQCARDAAKYAPSSIIVVVTNPLDMMVYAALQASGFAKERVIGMAGELDGARLKFELARASGKEISSMRSAIVGPHSEEMIALKNELGFEISDEIFDRAVQNTKRAGAQIGELLGTSAYLAPAAGIVKIMKYILFDTCGTLACCVADRSGVPLGRFVSVGKMGAIERNFAYSGEFYEQLERMRERVAELKF; from the coding sequence ATGAAAATAGCGATATTCGGCGCGGGAAACATCGGTGCGGCGGTAGCAAACGATCTTATCGTAAGCGATTCTTTAAGTCAAAAGTTAGATAGCATCGTGCTTGTGGATGCGGTAGAACAGATCGCGCGCGGCAAAGCACTCGATCTTGCCCATGCAGCGGCTGTTTACGAGCGCGACCTGCGCATAAGCGGCAGCACGGAGCCTAGCGACATAGCGGACGCAGGCATCGTCGTGATCACCGCAGGGCGCGCAAGAAAGGCGGGGCAGAGCAGGGAGGAGCTGTTTGGTAGCAACGCCGCCATCGTCGCGCAATGTGCGCGAGATGCCGCAAAATACGCGCCTAGCTCTATTATCGTCGTCGTTACCAATCCGCTTGATATGATGGTTTATGCGGCGCTGCAGGCTAGCGGGTTTGCAAAAGAGCGCGTCATCGGCATGGCGGGCGAGCTAGACGGCGCGCGGCTTAAATTTGAACTCGCGCGAGCGAGCGGCAAGGAAATTTCATCGATGAGAAGCGCGATCGTGGGCCCGCATAGCGAAGAGATGATCGCGCTTAAAAACGAGCTGGGATTTGAAATTTCGGATGAAATTTTTGATCGTGCGGTGCAAAACACTAAACGCGCCGGCGCGCAGATCGGCGAGCTGCTGGGTACGTCGGCGTATTTGGCGCCCGCTGCGGGCATCGTAAAGATCATGAAATACATCCTTTTTGATACCTGCGGCACGCTCGCCTGCTGCGTCGCGGATAGATCGGGAGTGCCTTTGGGGCGCTTCGTAAGCGTCGGCAAAATGGGCGCGATAGAGAGAAATTTTGCTTACTCGGGCGAGTTTTATGAGCAGCTTGAGCGGATGCGCGAGCGGGTAGCGGAGCTGAAGTTTTAA
- the mltG gene encoding endolytic transglycosylase MltG codes for MKFFIKLIKAACICIELAAIVLLTVGFDLHERVGNAATVQIGQGSSTKILSQLSKSYPKFTKFDARLLSFYGGAKTGELELSGENLPKYQFLYELSVAKPVMNEIKLIPGETTIVFLKQLAKDRGLSFSELEREYNATAPFYEGFLVPETYKISKNESEKNIIDHLISSAQKFHEDLSRELSGDYNASAWKQVLIKASVIQKEAANADEMPLVASVINNRLAKNMRLQMDGTLNYGEFSHVKITPQRIRTDTSHYNTYLNDGLPKEPVCVVSRDAIRAVFAPAKSEYLYFMRNKKTGLHDFARTQAEHERNVKAQR; via the coding sequence ATGAAATTCTTTATAAAGCTCATCAAAGCGGCGTGCATTTGTATCGAGCTTGCGGCTATCGTGCTTTTGACCGTGGGTTTTGATCTACACGAGCGCGTCGGCAACGCGGCAACCGTGCAGATAGGACAAGGCAGCTCAACGAAAATTTTATCGCAACTCTCAAAGAGCTATCCAAAATTTACGAAATTTGACGCGAGGCTGCTTTCTTTTTACGGCGGCGCAAAAACCGGCGAGCTGGAGCTTAGCGGCGAAAATTTGCCCAAATATCAATTTTTATATGAGCTAAGCGTCGCAAAGCCCGTGATGAACGAGATTAAGCTGATCCCTGGCGAGACTACGATCGTGTTTTTAAAACAGCTGGCGAAAGATCGCGGGCTAAGCTTTAGCGAGCTTGAGCGCGAATACAACGCCACGGCGCCGTTTTACGAGGGCTTTCTGGTGCCTGAAACCTACAAAATTAGCAAAAACGAAAGCGAAAAAAATATCATTGACCACCTCATCTCAAGCGCGCAAAAATTCCACGAAGACTTGTCGCGCGAGCTTAGCGGCGACTATAACGCCTCGGCGTGGAAGCAGGTGCTGATCAAAGCCTCGGTCATTCAAAAAGAGGCCGCAAACGCAGATGAAATGCCCCTCGTAGCCTCCGTCATCAACAACCGCTTAGCCAAAAATATGCGCCTTCAGATGGACGGCACGCTGAATTACGGCGAGTTTTCGCACGTCAAGATCACTCCGCAGCGCATCCGCACCGACACCAGCCACTACAACACCTACCTCAACGACGGACTTCCAAAAGAGCCCGTGTGCGTGGTCTCTCGCGATGCGATACGCGCCGTTTTCGCGCCCGCAAAGAGCGAGTATCTGTATTTTATGCGAAACAAAAAGACCGGGCTTCACGATTTTGCGCGCACGCAAGCCGAGCACGAGCGCAACGTAAAGGCGCAAAGGTAA
- a CDS encoding AsmA-like C-terminal domain-containing protein has protein sequence MFRTLARFFLCITILFIVCAVGLKHGIAISQLDVGFAKLEGFYLKLNKSLVLRIKNLEITQNNTQNLEQNSTDLRTQSEKILEFSKKISLINSFFEEIDVQNLKIKGESLKLKYKSDVFYADTRFFRLNSKITPNANGLNFDPIELELNDFNLTLHGTARANFRADTYDFNGTFASHEIAGELDVHNIGSELNIEINRASALSLKNFMNELGALTGLNPLANEWIYGKAVAQNYYIENLHAKVDLKDPRPIAENVSATAYAQDLTIKFQPQIEAVTVKDANITLKNDYLNFTLNEPKFKGKSLEGSGVRIGGLFEERPIVYLDLRTKESLGKDLIAILQSYGIDEPVYPLGGGIDARVLIDVDVEKESAKVDANVTLKDADLMISKAKFHSKAARVHITEKKIDIKDANLQNEIFNATASGSIDIATRKAKFNGVIHSFNLSPNGKEILKFGDVRDNMSLDFSGKAPVLSSQFLGAKMSFGERIEISSPDISGILPFSKTLKNAGISGGDLKILTSDFTNLDISSSNLIFDFGLLNKDGSHYKNDSFALRVRGGDLDGSSGSGKISLKINKGGNFVALKDVDVAINTSVQTSEFNSGTKERSPINFSGQNSAIVLSDLNKTLKFTHFNGVLDGKNMNLNASFKRGDVKLIFKKSLLQIFAQNISGEALNQFLGSQSFDGGVFTLKASGIDPRNYRGEINVQNTYLKDYIIYQRLLSFINSVPSLLTFKTPDFNDRGFSVQKGKIYFRRSGDKIYINAMNFTGSSADIAGNGEVDMKSGALNIDLELKYLKDASSIISKIPLLNHIILGENNTISTIIEIRGTTKKPTYSTAVATDVLKTPYNLIKNTLMLPFVIFGDSEESK, from the coding sequence ATGTTTAGAACTTTGGCTAGATTTTTTTTGTGCATAACCATACTTTTTATAGTCTGCGCGGTAGGCCTAAAACACGGTATTGCGATTTCGCAGCTGGACGTGGGCTTTGCAAAGCTTGAGGGGTTTTATCTCAAGTTAAATAAAAGTCTCGTGCTGCGTATCAAAAATCTCGAAATTACGCAAAATAATACACAAAATTTAGAGCAAAATTCCACCGATCTGCGCACGCAAAGCGAGAAAATTTTGGAATTTAGCAAAAAAATCTCGCTCATCAACTCCTTTTTCGAAGAGATCGATGTGCAAAATTTGAAGATCAAGGGCGAAAGCCTGAAACTAAAATACAAAAGTGACGTTTTTTACGCCGACACGCGGTTTTTTAGGCTAAACTCGAAGATCACGCCGAACGCAAACGGGCTGAACTTCGATCCGATCGAGCTTGAACTAAATGATTTTAATCTCACTCTGCACGGCACGGCGCGAGCAAATTTCAGAGCCGATACGTATGATTTTAACGGCACCTTCGCTTCGCACGAGATCGCGGGCGAGCTTGACGTGCACAATATCGGCTCGGAGCTAAATATCGAGATAAATCGCGCCTCGGCCTTGAGCCTGAAAAATTTTATGAATGAGCTGGGTGCGCTTACTGGGCTAAATCCTCTTGCGAACGAGTGGATCTACGGCAAGGCGGTCGCGCAAAACTACTATATCGAAAATCTGCATGCCAAAGTCGATCTGAAAGATCCGCGCCCAATCGCCGAAAACGTTAGCGCTACGGCCTACGCGCAGGATCTTACGATAAAATTTCAGCCGCAAATCGAAGCCGTAACGGTAAAAGACGCCAACATCACGCTCAAAAACGATTATCTAAATTTTACGCTGAACGAGCCTAAATTTAAAGGAAAAAGCCTGGAGGGAAGCGGCGTGCGTATCGGCGGGCTTTTTGAAGAGAGGCCGATCGTATATCTGGATCTGCGAACCAAGGAGAGCTTGGGCAAGGACCTTATAGCGATCCTGCAAAGCTACGGCATAGATGAGCCCGTATATCCGCTTGGCGGCGGGATCGATGCGCGCGTGCTGATAGACGTGGACGTCGAAAAAGAAAGCGCCAAGGTCGATGCGAACGTGACGCTAAAAGATGCCGATCTGATGATCTCTAAAGCGAAATTTCACTCCAAAGCCGCGCGGGTGCACATCACGGAAAAAAAGATCGACATCAAAGACGCGAATCTACAAAATGAAATTTTTAACGCCACGGCAAGCGGCAGTATCGATATCGCCACGCGCAAAGCTAAATTTAACGGCGTTATTCATAGCTTCAATCTCTCCCCGAACGGCAAAGAAATTTTAAAATTTGGCGACGTGCGAGATAATATGAGCCTTGATTTTAGCGGCAAGGCGCCGGTGCTAAGCTCGCAATTTTTAGGCGCGAAGATGAGCTTCGGCGAGCGGATCGAGATCAGCTCGCCCGATATTAGCGGAATTCTGCCCTTTTCTAAGACGCTTAAAAACGCGGGCATTAGCGGCGGAGATCTTAAAATTTTAACCAGCGATTTTACAAACTTAGATATCAGCAGCAGCAATCTCATCTTTGATTTCGGTCTGCTGAACAAGGACGGAAGCCATTATAAAAACGACTCTTTCGCACTTCGGGTGCGCGGGGGCGATCTGGACGGCTCTAGCGGAAGCGGTAAAATTTCTCTTAAAATAAACAAAGGCGGCAACTTCGTCGCTCTAAAAGACGTGGACGTCGCGATCAATACAAGCGTGCAAACCAGCGAGTTTAATAGCGGCACAAAGGAGCGCTCGCCGATAAATTTCAGCGGTCAAAATTCTGCAATCGTGCTATCCGATCTTAATAAGACGCTGAAATTTACGCACTTTAACGGCGTGCTGGACGGCAAAAATATGAATTTAAACGCAAGCTTTAAACGCGGCGACGTGAAGTTGATCTTTAAAAAGAGTTTGCTTCAAATTTTTGCGCAAAACATCAGCGGCGAGGCGCTTAATCAGTTCCTAGGCTCGCAGAGCTTCGACGGAGGAGTATTTACGCTAAAAGCAAGCGGCATCGATCCGCGCAACTACCGCGGCGAGATCAACGTGCAAAACACCTATCTGAAGGACTACATCATCTATCAAAGGCTGCTTAGCTTTATAAACTCCGTGCCGTCGCTGCTTACGTTTAAGACGCCCGATTTCAACGATCGCGGCTTTAGCGTGCAGAAGGGTAAAATTTACTTTCGCCGCAGCGGCGATAAAATTTATATAAACGCGATGAACTTTACCGGCAGTAGCGCAGACATCGCGGGCAACGGCGAAGTGGATATGAAAAGCGGCGCGCTAAATATCGATCTGGAGCTTAAATACCTCAAAGACGCAAGCTCGATAATCTCAAAAATCCCGCTGCTAAATCATATCATCTTGGGCGAAAACAACACGATCTCCACGATCATCGAGATTCGCGGCACGACGAAAAAGCCCACCTATTCGACCGCCGTTGCGACCGATGTGCTAAAAACGCCGTATAATCTCATCAAAAACACGCTGATGCTGCCTTTCGTGATCTTCGGCGACAGCGAGGAGAGCAAATGA
- a CDS encoding tyrosine-type recombinase/integrase, whose translation MKFPLDYKDSFEKSLLFWLVKFVRYKLSALSNKELKNDALFRRASLALNHEVANINELERLAKDARNAGLTGINTYFNPLKKFYEAIVEYGLESMKNIDEELLSEILASITGGLSDASKKNYRIALINFFGFIDRQNEQDGTSHNYGIELKHWGGISGSRGTKLPEFMSEEELRRFLDAINLREFPSFAHRNRLIVKIIVYTGIRVGEAINLKRKDIAPEGDLFVIRIRGKGNKYRIVMIKRHLIEEHLNALETNFANKEGYLFVTKNGAPLTQAYVSGIVEKILMSAGIRKEKNGAHMLRHTFATMLYKKQKDLVLVQEALGHASLNTSRIYTHFDSDKLRLAAKVAEEFEE comes from the coding sequence ATGAAATTCCCGCTCGATTATAAGGATAGCTTTGAAAAATCGCTGCTGTTTTGGCTCGTAAAATTCGTGCGCTACAAGTTAAGCGCGCTATCGAATAAGGAGCTGAAAAACGACGCGCTGTTTCGCCGCGCGAGCCTGGCGCTAAATCACGAGGTCGCGAATATCAATGAGCTCGAGCGGCTCGCAAAAGACGCGCGAAATGCAGGACTTACCGGCATCAATACCTATTTTAACCCGCTTAAAAAATTTTACGAAGCGATAGTAGAGTACGGCCTTGAGAGCATGAAAAATATCGACGAGGAGCTTTTGAGCGAAATCTTAGCCTCTATTACGGGCGGGCTGAGCGATGCGAGCAAAAAAAACTACCGCATCGCGCTGATAAATTTTTTCGGCTTCATCGACCGCCAAAACGAGCAGGACGGCACCTCGCACAACTACGGCATCGAGCTTAAGCACTGGGGCGGCATTAGCGGTAGCCGCGGCACAAAGCTTCCGGAGTTTATGAGCGAGGAGGAGCTGAGGCGGTTTTTGGACGCGATAAATCTAAGAGAGTTTCCCTCCTTTGCCCATCGCAACCGCCTGATCGTAAAAATCATCGTCTACACCGGCATCCGCGTGGGCGAGGCGATAAATCTCAAGCGCAAAGATATCGCGCCCGAGGGCGATCTTTTCGTCATCCGAATCCGCGGCAAGGGCAATAAATACCGCATCGTAATGATCAAGCGCCACCTAATCGAGGAGCATCTAAACGCGCTGGAGACGAACTTTGCTAACAAAGAGGGCTATCTTTTCGTCACCAAAAACGGCGCGCCGCTCACGCAAGCATACGTCAGCGGCATCGTGGAGAAAATTTTAATGAGCGCGGGTATACGCAAGGAAAAAAACGGCGCTCATATGCTTCGCCACACCTTCGCGACGATGCTTTACAAAAAGCAAAAGGACCTCGTGCTCGTCCAAGAAGCCCTCGGCCACGCGAGCCTAAATACTTCGCGCATCTACACCCACTTCGACAGCGACAAACTGCGCCTTGCGGCGAAGGTCGCGGAGGAATTCGAGGAGTGA
- a CDS encoding ferritin family protein: MRQYETYRCDKCGAEVEVQKVGDGTLSCCGEPMKCITEDLTQVNLMKAFAGESQARNKYDLYGDLAKEAGFHAIARHFYEAAENEKWHARAELKAHHAAAGIPLDKMDKNLLDAAAGERYEHESMYPSFAKIATEEGKKEVARLFNAIGKVEQEHEREYNELQKILLEAGFFESFDEEVWVCEVCGHVHRGKKAPAACPLCKAPREYFKKQRLV, from the coding sequence ATGAGACAGTACGAAACTTACAGATGCGACAAATGCGGCGCGGAGGTCGAGGTGCAAAAAGTAGGCGACGGCACGCTTAGCTGCTGCGGAGAACCGATGAAATGCATTACAGAGGATCTGACGCAGGTAAATTTAATGAAAGCGTTCGCAGGCGAGTCTCAAGCGCGCAATAAATACGATCTTTACGGCGATTTAGCCAAAGAGGCGGGCTTTCACGCCATTGCGCGACATTTTTATGAGGCTGCCGAAAATGAAAAATGGCACGCTAGAGCCGAGTTAAAGGCGCATCACGCGGCCGCAGGCATTCCGCTTGATAAGATGGATAAAAATCTACTCGATGCCGCCGCGGGCGAGCGCTATGAACACGAGAGTATGTATCCGAGCTTCGCTAAAATCGCAACCGAAGAGGGTAAAAAAGAGGTTGCGCGCCTTTTTAACGCCATCGGGAAAGTCGAGCAGGAGCACGAGCGCGAATACAACGAGCTTCAAAAGATCCTGCTAGAGGCGGGCTTTTTCGAGAGTTTTGACGAGGAAGTTTGGGTGTGCGAGGTCTGCGGCCACGTTCATCGCGGTAAGAAAGCCCCGGCCGCCTGTCCACTTTGCAAGGCTCCGCGCGAGTATTTCAAAAAACAAAGGCTTGTTTAA